AGTTCACAAGATTGAATGTCCAATTCTCCTCCGGAGCCTCGATTCGATTGTTTTCCAAGAATGTTGAGCCGGGGTATGTAAGCCATGTATCTAGGAAGAACTTAAAAGAAGGGCTTTCGGAACAAACTAAGGGAAGTACATTTACAATGTgatcataaattataaaagacAAGAAAACAAACATCCATTTCTAAAACAAAGGGATCGGCTCacaatattaaatttataaagcATATTTGCATTGATAAAAACTAACAGGCCACATACTTTTTATAAAGcatgttcttgttgttgttcttgtttttgttatgtaaaaatatttgtaaaaaagtgtaaaaaatataaaatgtaaaaaaagtgtattacatagtatataaaaaatatatttaaaaaaaaagtttataaaagtttgtactagaaaatgtttgtattagaaaatataaaaatatataaataaaaaaggtattaaaacataagtataaaaagatattaaaacatatattgaaaaagtagtagtacaaaagtcatataaaaaattaagttaaaaaaaaaagtagttaaaaaagttgatataaaaagtattataatacgtgtattatttatgtagatataagaaaaatgctaggagcTCACGGCGGCGACGGCGATGGCGATGGAAACGATCCGCACCGATCGTGGTGGAAGAAAATAACAGGCTGCAAAAACAGCGATAAGAGAATTgactttacattaaatttagttatgCATTGAAATAATTGTATTCTTATCGTTTAAAGtaacttatttatgttattgttacttattggttttgtaGGGTCGAagaaaacaccaccaccaccaagaggGGCAGCCAAACATCTAAACCTTGAGGCTGCCTTCAAGAAAAATGGAGGCCCGTTACCCATGTACTTCGATTACAAATCAAAGACCTTTCAGTCGATCGGGGACTACGGGGCTATGTACAAATCTTTGTTAGGCTCATTGATCGGAGATGTCCCCCAGTACTACGAGTCATGGGACGATGTGCCTGAGTCTCTGAGGGACAATATCTTGGAGGAAATACAGGTtagaatatgtttctttttatatttttttacttaatatgttTTACAATGATAACCCCGAAAATGCTAACTTGTATTTGTAAACAATGTAGCGCTGGTTTGCGATGGACCAGTACTTAGAGCTTGATGAGGACGACCCCACCCGGAAGGCAGCAAAACAGGCTTTCCGTGCTGATGCAGCTAGCATATATAGGCAGagaaagtcaaaattcaaaCCTCAGCATTTTACAGCACGGGGGGGTGTAGGCGCAGCAGATACCCTGCAGACAGCACCGCCAGCTGGTATGGACCCGGAAGAGTGGGGAAAACTATTGCGTTTCTATACGAGGGATGACCGGGTCAAGCGGGCCGAGACAAACAAGACAAACCGGTCCAAACAGGCGGTGGGGACTCAGGGTCGGCGATCTATTTCTCTTGCCCACGATCGGGCGTTGGTACgtttggttttaacaaaagtatacaaTTCTTGTCTTTTTTTTATGCTAATTATTTGACTTGTTTGCAGGCCAAGCACCATAACGAAAAGAAGGAGGGGCCACCGCCCACGTGGGAGTCGACTTGGGCGGCAACCCACAGATTACAACCTCCGGAAGTTGCGGTATATACATAACTTTAagttaaattacttttaattactGCTCCATTTATTAAACTTACCTTACTATTTATATGCAGTCTCGTCTGGAAGCTGCGCGGGTGAGACATTCACAGGATCCTGCACCGACACCTCCAACCCAGTTGTTCCCGGAAGCGTTTGGATCGCGATCGGGACATCAGAAAAAACCTCGCTTCAGCCTGTCCCCATCTTGTTAGTTCATCGTAGAATTGTTTGTTGTTTTCATACTCGGCCAACATATGTAGTCGGGTCCACTCGTAACCTTCGTTTTCATCGTACCCCAATGCAACAGCAAGTGCCCGGAATCCACAGTTGCCATCACCACTGACATTAATAATCCCCTTGACGTATGGTCTAAATACATTCGGTATGTCATCAAGGTAACCCTTTATACCCGTCGTCTGCAGTGGGCGAGTGTTAGGTGGTGGTACTGGTAGAGCAGCCAATTGCTGCTCAGCTGATATGGGAGATATTGGTGATGGTGCTGGTGCTGGTGGCATCGGAGGTGATGGTGCTGGTGGCATCGAAGGTTGTGTGGGCGTAGTGAAAAAATCAAAGTACGATGATGGTGCAGCTGGCATCGGAGTACTAGGACCTGCAGGAAAATAAGTATCGGCACTGAATAACTGATCCACTACGCCTGTTGGTGGCACAGGATAGTACGCGGGTTCGGCTGCGCCGAACAACTGATCTAAGAATGAGGGTTCGGTTGTATGCTCATTACTCGGCCCTGCTGCTGAAAATTGTGACGATCGGATCAACTCATCAATATATCCACGGTGTCCTCCCATAATTCGGTGTCAGGCTCCGCGAAACGTGACTGCGTGGGCACATGGTCACTGTGTCTCGCCGCCTGAAAGTCTCTGTAGCATGAGCCTGAGTCTGGTGCGGTATCCGGATACTTAGGTGTTGTCACGTGCACGGACCTCGACTTTTTCATCTTTGGTGGCATCGGAGGTGATACGTTCAAGTCTGGCATCtgcaatgaatgaatgaataattaaGTTAGATGTATACCCGTAtagtatttaacaattaataatttgctagactataataatatacctttttcttttgaacCTCCGGATCCTTGATTTTGGACCGACCCGGATAGATGAGGTCCTTTATTTTTGACATCAAGCTTTTCCTTTGTTTTATGGGTTGTCGTTCCAAGGCAGTAGTAATCTCGCCACAAAAGTCCTCAACAGGCTCGTCATCATCCGAGTCTTTCTTCACATTTCCAAGCAGGCAGGTGGACGGGTTTATATCGAGCCTGCACCAAAATGCAtctatctcatattcttgaaCACGCCTTCCTGCaggaataaaaatattaaattaagtatttttaagtaaaatggaCCATTTGTATTTGAATGAACTGTACTTACGTTCCTGCATGTATGTTAGAAGTCGACAACAACATGGCAAGCCACAGCTAGCCCATACTGTACACCCGCACTTTGACACGTCCCCTTTTAGTGTATTTTTCAATCGATCAATTTCGTCAACCATAATTTGCAAGGCTACATGGGAGGCTTTACCGAGAAAATCCTTTAAACAGGGAtagttgtgtttattttgattgtacTGCCTACAATGTTCCAGTGACCCCTTTATTTCGGTGTATTGCCCGCTGACAACAGAGTTAACACATTCAACGATTCTGTTGAACGTAAGCCGCTTTTGATGCATAACTGACTTCAGCAAAGAATGCTCGCTCTCAACCctgttggtagtgtagttacgaTAGTTGCGGTGTTGGTCGACCCAACATGACACAAATAACTCCTTGTACGAGGCAAGCCACTGTATTTGTAGATACTTGTAAAGATCTGcaggaaaataaaaagtgatttaGCTACATGGTTACATCGTAAGCGTTATCATAAAAACAGTATGGGGACGGGATGTATATACTTGAACATTGATTCTCTCGAAGTTTCAATTAGTATATTTGAGTTCTGACAAAAACCGGTTAAAAATTACAAAGCCCTCGATTTTGAGTATCAAAATCGGTTTTTGTCAGAACTCAAATATACTAATTGAAACATCGAGAGAATCAATGTTCAAGTATATACATCCCGTCCCCATACTGTTTTTATGATAACGCTTACGATGTAACCATGTAGCtaaatcactttttattttcctgCAGATCTTTACAAGTATCTACAAATACAGTGGCTTGCCTCGTACAAGGAGTTATTTGTGTCATGTTGGGTCGACCAACACCGCAACTAtcgtaactacactaccaacagGGTTGAGAGCGAGCATTCTTTGCTGAAGTCAGTTATGCATCAAAAGCGGCTTACGTTCCACAGAATCGTTGAATGTGTTAACTCTGTTGTCAGCGGGCAATACACCGAAATAAAGGGGTCACTGGAACATTGCAGGCAgtacaatcaaaataaacacaactaTCCCTGTTTAAAGGATTTTCTCGGTAAAGCCTCCCATGTAGCCTTGCAAATTATGGTTGACGAAATTGATCGATTGAAAAATACACTAAAAGGGGACGTGTCAAAGTGCGGGTGTACAGTATGGGCTAGCTGTGGCTTGCCATGTTGTTGTCGACTTCTAACATACATGCAGGAACGTAAGTACAGTTCATTCAAATACAAATGGTCCATTTTACTTAAAAtacttaatgtaatatttttattcctGCAGGAAGGCGTGttcaagaatatgagatagaTGCATTTTGGTGCAGGCTCGATATAAACCCGTCCACCTGCCTGCTTGGAAATGTGAAGAAAGACTCGGATGATGACGAGCCTGTTGAGGACTTTTGTGGCGAGGTTACTACTGCCTTGGAACGACAACCATAAAACAAAGGAAAAGCTTGATGTCAAAAATAAAGGACCTCATCTATCCGGGTCGGTCCAAAATCAAGGATCCGGAGGTCCAAAAGAAAAAGGTATATTATTATAGTCTAGCAaattattaattgttaaatactaTACGGGTATACATCTAACttaattattcattcattcattgcaGATGCCAGACTTGAACGTATCACCTCCGATGCCACCAAAGATGAAAAAGTCGAGGTCCGTGCACGTGACAACACCTAAGTATCCGGATACCGCACCAGACTCAGGCTCATGCTACAGAGACTTTCAGGCGGCGAGACACAGTGACCATGTGCCCACGCAGTCACGTTTCGCGGAGCCTGACACCGAATTATGGGAGGACACCCGTGGATATATTGATGAGTTGATCCGATCGTCACAATTTTCAGCAGCAGGGCCGAGTAATGAGCATACAACCGAACCCTCATTCTTAGATCAGTTGTTCGGCGCAGCCGAACCCGCGTACTATCCTGTGCCACCAACAGGCGTAGTGGATCAGTTATTCAGTGCCGATACTTATTTTCCTGCAGGTCCTAGTACTCCGATGCCAGCTGCACCATCATCGTACTTTGATTTTTTCACTACGCCCACACAACCTTCGATGCCACCAGCACCATCACCTCCGATGCCACCAGCACCAGCACCATCACCAATATCTCCCATATCAGCTGAGCAGCAATTGGCTGCTCTACCAGTACCACCACCTAACACTCGCCCACTGCAGACGACGGGTATAAAGGGTTACCTTGATGACATACCGAATGTATTTAGACCATACGTCAAGGGATTATTAATGTCAGTGGTGATGGCAACTGTGGATTCCGGGCACTTGCTGTTGCATTGGGGTACGATGAAAACGAAGGTTACGAGTGGACCCGACTACATATGTTGGCCGAGTATGAAAACAACAAACAATTCTACGATGAACTAACAAGATGGGGACAGGCTGAAGCGAGGTTTTTTCTGATGTCCCGATCGCGATCCAAACGCTTCCGGGAACAACTGGGTTGGAGGTGTCGGTGCAGGATCCTGTGAATGTCTCACCCGCGCAGCTTCCAGACGAGACTGCATATAAATAGTAAGGTAAGTTTAATAAATGGAGCagtaattaaaagtaatttaactTAAAGTTATGTATATACCGCAACTTCCGGAGGTTGTAATCTGTGGGTTGCCGCCCAAGTCGACTCCCACGTGGGCGGTGGCCCCTCCTTCTTTTCGTTATGGTGCTTGGCCTGCAAACAAGTCAAATAATTAGCATAAAAAAAAGACAAGAATTGTATACTTTTCTTAAAACCAAACGTACCAACGCCCGATCGTGGGCAAGAGAAATAGATCGCCGACCCTGAGTCCCCACCGCCTGTTTGGACCGGTTTGTCTTGTTTGTCTCGGCCCGCTTGACCCGGTCATCCCTCGTATAGAAACGCAATAGTTTTCCCCTCTTCCGGGTCCATACCAGCTGGCGGTGCTGTCTGCAGGGTATCTGCTGCGCctacacccccccccccccccgtgCTGTAAAATGCTgagatttgaattttgactttctCTGCCTATATATGCTAGCTGCATCAGCACGGAAAGCCTGTTTTGCTGCCTTCCGGGTGGGGTCGTCCTCATCAAGCTCTAAGTACTGGTCCATCGCAAACCAGCGCTACATTGTTTACAAATACAAGTTAGCATTTTCGGGGTTATCATTGTAAaacatattaagtaaaaaaatataaaaagaaacatattctaACCTGTATTTCCTCCAAGATATTGTCCCTCAGAGACTCAGGCACATCGTCCCATGACTCGTAGTACTGGGGGACATCTCCGATCAATGAGCCTAACAAAGATTTGTACATAGCCCCGTAGTCCCCGATCGACTGAAAGGTCTTTGATTTGTAATCGAAGTACATGGGTAACGGGCCTCCATTTTTTTGAAGGCAGCCTCAAGGTTTAGATGTTTGGCTGCCcctcttggtggtggtggtgttttctTCGACCCtacaaaaccaataa
The Erigeron canadensis isolate Cc75 chromosome 2, C_canadensis_v1, whole genome shotgun sequence DNA segment above includes these coding regions:
- the LOC122589825 gene encoding uncharacterized protein LOC122589825, translating into MDPEEWGKLLRFYTRDDRVKRAETNKTNRSKQAVGTQGRRSISLAHDRALAKHHNEKKEGPPPTWESTWAATHRLQPPEVASRLEAARVRHSQDPAPTPPTQLFPEAFGSRSGHQKKPRFSLSPSC
- the LOC122587651 gene encoding uncharacterized protein LOC122587651, which produces MHQKRLTFHRIVECVNSVVSGQYTEIKGSLEHCRQYNQNKHNYPCLKDFLGKASHVALQIMVDEIDRLKNTLKGDVSKCGCTVWASCGLPCCCRLLTYMQERRRVQEYEIDAFWCRLDINPSTCLLGNVKKDSDDDEPVEDFCGEVTTALERQP
- the LOC122587652 gene encoding uncharacterized protein LOC122587652; translation: MSKIKDLIYPGRSKIKDPEVQKKKMPDLNVSPPMPPKMKKSRSVHVTTPKYPDTAPDSGSCYRDFQAARHSDHVPTQSRFAEPDTELWEDTRGYIDELIRSSQFSAAGPSNEHTTEPSFLDQLFGAAEPAYYPVPPTGVVDQLFSADTYFPAGPSTPMPAAPSSYFDFFTTPTQPSMPPAPSPPMPPAPAPSPISPISAEQQLAALPW